Proteins found in one Triticum aestivum cultivar Chinese Spring chromosome 4D, IWGSC CS RefSeq v2.1, whole genome shotgun sequence genomic segment:
- the LOC123097625 gene encoding uncharacterized protein, which translates to MDALSCFTPPAMLSRSFADAAIARALHFSLSAGSSSVPEPSTVADLGACSAAATTASPSSCGPVAMLPPAAPSARCRLGPAGGRAGKRRPRPSKRVPTTYISTDAATFRLMVHHVTGAEADPQVDADASLGVLLSPFDFDHLLPSDPAAAAAQVAAYALPAAAAEQPCFPTLDSWNVMYDKK; encoded by the coding sequence ATGGACGCCCTCTCCTGCTTTACGCCGCCTGCGATGCTCTCCCGGTCCTTTGCGGACGCGGCCATCGCGCGCGCGCTCCACTTCTCCCTCTCGGCCGGTTCCTCCTCCGTCCCGGAGCCGTCCACCGTCGCCGATCTCGGCGCCTGCAGCGCGGCAGCCACGACGGCCTCGCCCTCCTCCTGCGGCCCGGTGGCGATGCTTCCCCCGGCGGCACCGTCCGCGCGTTGCAGGCTGGGACCCGCGGGCGGCCGCGCTGGGAAGCGGCGGCCGCGGCCGTCCAAGCGCGTGCCCACCACGTACATAAGCACCGACGCGGCCACCTTCCGTCTCATGGTGCACCACGTCACGGGCGCCGAGGCCGACCCGCAGGTCGACGCCGACGCCAGCCTCGGTGTCCTCCTGTCGCCCTTCGACTTTGATCACTTGCTGCCGTCAGACCCTGCGGCGGCCGCGGCCCAAGTCGCCGCGTACGcccttccggcggcggcggcggagcagccgTGCTTCCCGACGCTGGACTCGTGGAACGTCATGTACGACAAGAAGTAG